Genomic DNA from Oreochromis aureus strain Israel breed Guangdong linkage group 2, ZZ_aureus, whole genome shotgun sequence:
TgtagtgcttttttttaaaatggtggTTACCCATCTGCCTATGTCTAAACACAAATTAGTTATTTGTTTCTAAGGCTGTTTCACCCCAGTGACAAATTCACATTGTTGTAGTTATGCATTAACTGAGCATAAAGTCGTTTGTCAGACCATCTTCATACATACCGCTTACagttctcttttctctcttcttttcattctttcatttGGGATACTTGTCTCCTCTCTACATCCAGATGCATTCGGAAGAACATAATGATTCTTCGTCAGCCTCCTCTCATGTCTCTTAACTGCCACATTTGAcgtttaaaaactgtttatcttgccttgtttggtattattcttttcagcaaaacctcACGTTTGAatttactattatttttttcattttgatatactgtattaacacaagtAACACAcaatctaaaatcagacaaaaaacataaaatccgagtagaaaaaagttgtattttttactgtaacaaacacagacatgtttaACGAATAATTTTCATGacatgaaatgcaaatatatattgtaaattttaaaaagctatGCGCAAGTTGTGCAATAAACGTTATATAcagctatttacctaaaaatgcagccaaggcagggttttttttataagcATTTCAAACCATTTACAGAAAAATCAGGTgctctgcatcaaataagatgccacacaaattatttgttccACTCCAAAAAATTATTTCTGTCCACCgtaagataaaggagaacagaACTACCCTGATACTTACAGGCCTGAAAGGTGTATCACACGTCCTGTTTTCCACCTGAAGACTGCATTTACACTGcagtctgcctttggtggctttttggcAGGACCTGTGACAtccagcagtcgcctcattgttctgatatacaaaaaaaaaacaaaaaactatcgactacacaacacactaactacacactccaaacacgctaaacattGACTTAAATTACTCTAATTTTGGTTTATTGTAAACTGCAGTACATAAATATCAAATTatgaaattcagttcatttgtttgtgtgtttgatattgaacttttcaaacaaatttaaactaaaataacaTACAAGTATTGGGACTAAACATAATTATGGCATTTCCTGTATGATGCCTCTGTGCTGTTTGCTTGGCCAATTTCTAGTTTCTAAAACAATATATCACCCCTTTACCACTGAAAATGTGCAAATGAAATAAGCAGTGAGTGGTTACCTTGATCTTGGattgtaaaataattatttcagtaataattttatttattagtaattattataattatgttcaCTTGTACTCTGATCAACCGTGTGAAATTTTTGGCAGCTCAGGAAATGTATAATTGAGTTGTAATCGCTTCTTGTGCTGTGGCAAAGGATTGAAATTCACTCTCGCCCAATAAACATGCCCTTTAATCGATGCTCAAAAGCTTTGAAATTTAGCACTACCAGGGTCTTTGTGTCATCAATGCTCAGGTCCTCCACAACCATCTGCAACCACTAAGGGGtaaaattttaatgacatttggaTTTTATATTAATAGGAATAAGCCAAAAATGGAAATATAGTcgaaccccgacttacgaaatTAATTCGTTCCCGAGGGTCTTTCGTAAGTCGAAAATTTTCGTAAGTCGAAGCACCCATCGCGCCTTTGGAGTGAGGCGATGCTGAACGATAGGCTATAGGCTAATTGCTAACAAGAACAACAATACGTCGTTCAAggggttgtcacatgattcggaaggcattgtgggcattgtaggctcagccaatcagagccagcAGATTTCGTTACACGGGCATTTTGCCATAACACGGGCAGAAATATTGCCGTTCAGTGCcttcgtaacttgaatttttcgttAAATGGGGTATTCGTAAGTCAGGGTTCCACTGTAGTGACAAAATGACTatgtcagctgctcccttatttacaagtggtcaccacagcagatggatTCATATATTTGATTTGACACAAATTTCACACTCAGTGCCCTTCTGACACAATCCCACCCAGGGTTTTATGTCTCCTCCCTGTCCTGTTTGTGTGTTAGGAAAATGTGTTGACCACTACACTACGAAGTCTCAAAGAACAAGTTTGAAAGGTTTGCAGCAAAACCTAGAGAATTGTATTACTTTCATTACACATTGATTTGACTTTTTGGTTCCACTTTAAACTCTAGGAACCGCAGATGAGGAGGTGAGTGTAAAGGAGAACATCAGTGGAAACAAGGAGGTAAGAAAGTGACCATTTTTCCTATAAGACATTTTACTTTACCACACTATATAACACTATAATTTCTTTACACAGAGTACATGTTTATTTGCTTATTTTCAGCAACCAGTGAAGGTTTCTGAAGAAATCAAAAAGAAGAGGTCATGTCAAAAACAAACTGAGACACTGCTTGGCAGACTTCACCTTCAAGACAAATTTCAACATAAGTTTCCACCAGCAGATTTTCTTCAGATACATCTACGTGTGAAACAGCACCATGTTACATCTGAGAAAGATCTAGCTCAGACATTTCTCCACAGGCTGATGATGTTAGACTACAGAGTCAGATACATTCCTGTAAAATCAGATAGTCAGACAGAGGGGAACCATCCAAAACCTGTTCAGGTGATTGACATAACTGAGGAAGATTTCAGTAATCTGGGGGCTTTATTAAGAATGGGTGCAGGCACACATCAGTCAGAACAGACTCATTTGCATCCAATGGACGTTCAGATGGCAGTATTTCACTGCTCAGACAGCTTCCTTAAACAGATGATGATTACAAAGCTCTCTCAGTGTCAGTATGCCTTACCTTTGCTTGTTCCCGACCCAGTCACTATGGAGATCGAGTGTCCTCTGTGGACTTTCAGACAAATAACAAAAACCTGGAAGGTAACTGAAATCAAAGATGGCTCAAACATCGTCACTATGAAGAGTGTTCCAGTGTACAAAGCTCAGACACCCTTGGTGTCATTTTTCCGCCTGGGTTCTCTGTCAGTGTCTAAATCTCAGCTGATCAACACTTTGATCAACGACCGTCACAACACCTTCTTCCACAGGAACTGTCCAGGAAGCACCAAGTCTCGATATCTGATGGATGGTGTGGCAGAGATTGCCTGGTACTGTCCTGCTGGAAAACCCAATGATATCTTCAATGACTGCATTGCTTTTTGTAATCTTCATGGTGATGCTCTATTGACTGAAAGACAGTGCAACATACTGATTGAAAAATCTTCCATCAATATTattctttttccttctctgcaGAAACATGAAGAAAGTCAATCACTTATATCAGCTCTTTTTAAATCTCGCAAACCTCtcatttgtctctgtgttgatgaCTGTGATGTTGTAAAGACAACAACTGGACAATACATCATAGGTCTCAAGGACAGAAGCCAGTCAGAGGTATCTGaagaactgaaacaaatcatTAGAGAATTTTTATCTGTAGATGGTTCCAGTTTGAAACCATGCTTCCAGCTTGAAACCATGGCTGAGCTCTCTGGAATCAGAGTGGATGAAAGTGACCCAGCCTGTCAAAGAGGGAAATCTGCTGCTATGATAATAATGGATTTGATTAAAAAGAATAACATGGATGTCTCAAAGCTCAAAGATGAATTCCTTCCTTATCGAGGTGATCTGTGGCATCAGTGGAGCAAAATACACAAAGAACTGTATAATCTCAGAGGAGACattgaaaatgagaaaagtaaaaagcaacaacaactgATGAACATACGTCAGAAGCAATGTGATGCTTCCTGCAGTAAACTGATGGAGTTGTTCATTGAAAGCCTCTCATCATTGCCActgacagacaaacagtatTTTCTTAAATGGATTCAGATATTAATAGATGATCTCTCCACAGATGAGCTTTCCTCAGTTCTCCaaagttatgataaaaaatggTCTGAGGTCTTGGCTCTGAAGAACAAATGCAATAAATCAGATCTGTTGTTAATAAAACAAACtgagcttgaagacatttctaGGAAACTGCAGTCTGCAACTTTTGGTTTGGAGCACATCTTCAGAGAAATGGGACAGATCTATGAAGCTCATAGAGCAATAGAAGGAGAGAGCAGACACACTGACTGGTCTAAATACCCTGAGCTGGCTGCACAGCTGATGATATCAGGACACCCGATGGAGCTGATGGATGGTGATGCAGGTCACGTGCCTTTAACATGGATCTCCAGCCTTTTAGAGGAAGTCATCAAGAAGCTGGGGGACCAGAGAGTTTTTGTGTTGTCAGTTTTGGGCATACAAAGCAGTGGAAAATCAACAATGCTGAACACCATGTTTGGATTGCAGTTTGCAGTGAGTGCAGGCAGGTGCACCAAAGGTGCCTTCATGCAGCTGCTCAAAGTATcagaggagatgaagaaagacTTGAAGTTTGACTATCTTCTAGTGGTGGACACTGAAGGACTGCGTGCTCTTGAGCTGGAAGGTAACATCACACTTCACCATGACAATGAACTGGCAACATTTGTTGTTGGTCTGGGAAACATGACACTGATCAACATCTTTGGAGAGAATCCATCTGAGATGCAGGACATCCTGCAGATTGTTGTTCAGGCTTTCATGAGGATGAAGAAAGTTCAACTTTCTCCcagttgtgtgtttgttcacCAGAATGTTACAGATgttgcagcagcagagaaaaacaTGGATGGAAAGAGACGCCTGCAGGAAAAACTGGACCAGATGGCCAAACTAGCAGCTGAAGAAGAGTTTTGCGATGCAGAGTGCTTCAGTGATGTCATCGAGTTTGATGTCCGAAAAGATGTGAAATACTGTGCCCAGCTATGGGAGGGCAGTCCACCCATGGCTCCTCCTAATCCAGGTTACAGTGAGAGCATCCAAGAAGTGAAGAACACCATCCTCTCTAAAGCTTCACAGTCTGCTGGGATCACTCTCACACAATTCAAATACAAAATTCAGGACCTGTGGAGTGCCCTCCTCAATGAAaactttgttttcagttttaaaaacacacttgaAATTGCAGCGTACAGAAAACTGGAGTCCCAATATGGAAACTGGACCTGGGACCTCAGGAGCAACATGTTGACCATTGAAAATCAGCTTTATAACAGAATTGAAAATGGAAATCTTGACAAGGTGGAGCTGAGTTATCTTAATAAAGAATCAAACAAAACATATGAAACTATAGCAAAAGAAATGACAACATACTTTGAagataaaagagagaaagaaatctTGGCTCAGTGGAGAGGCCGATTTGAAACCAAAATCAAAGAGTTTCATGATGATCAGGTGAGCACGGTGAAAAGAAAACTGGATGAAGTTATTCAACAGAAGAAGGCTTGTGAAAAGCTGGATGATAAGAAGAAAGAGTTTGAGGACAAGCTGCTTCAAAGGAGCAAAGAGCTCGCTCAGCAGCTGAAGGATAAGGCCAAAGATGAAGAAGAGCTTAACAAACAGTTCCGCTCTGTTTGGAGTGACTTGGTCACTGAAATAACAGCAGATACTAAACCTATTGAAGACATCGACCTGGAAGAGGATATGTTTGCTATTCTTCAGGAACTTGGTTTTGAGTGGCCTCTGAtaaatgaatgcaaacaaaatgGCAGATACAAGAAAATATCAAGGCTTGGAGATTATTCGGATTATGTCATCCTTCCAAAGAAAGGAAATCTCTCTGACACAAGTGAACCAGGTCCAGCTATTAAGGAGGATGACAATGCTTCAAGACGTGTCACAAAGTTTTGGCAATGTATTAAAAAATCTTTTGGACacaattcaaaaacaaaacaaagaaaacataaatCACACAGTGCTTTATCTTATGGTGAACAGCAACAGATCAGACTGCTTATTGACaaagctgacaaacagtcaCTTGGTGCAATTAAAGACAAACCTGTAGCTACAAGAGGCTACACACAAACTCACTTGCATGAAGTGgccaaaaatgtaaaagaggAAGTGAAGAATTTTTCAAGGACATATACTTTGAAGAAGGAGTTTACAGTGGATCTCATACTGTATGTGTTTGACAGAGCAGAGAGTTGGCTTCTAGACTCCCAGgagaaatttaaaatgaacacaGATGCACTCACTTATTTAGAAAGCAAGAAAACACAGTTTCACACAGTCTTTAGAAGCTTTTGTAAAGGAAACTCATCTGCTGTTGTGCTCGCAGAATTGAtctgtgaaaagctgaaagcttCCACTGTTGAGGCTGTCTGTAACAGGACTGCCATTGGTCTGGCTGGAGAGATGAGGTGTAATTTCCCAGCATTCAATGGGAACAGGCTGAACTTGGAGAAACATGTGCTGAAGTCACTCGCTGAGAATGAAAACTTTAATGATTTCATCAACTACATCAGAAATCCAAGGAAACAAACAGAAGCTTTTATAAAAGCACAAGTAAAGAAATACATCTTCAGagatcacaaagatgaaactgtgAATGTACTCAAGAATAATGTTGATGATGTCAACTCACTTGTGAGTCGAGCTTTATCTACAGCAACACAGAAAGTTCAAACTCAGAGAGGAAACATAAACATGTGGCTGAAGGAATTTTCTAGTTTGCTAAAAGATGAGTTAACTCTTGACATAATTTCTTCTCAAAACTTCAGTGACATCAATGATTTTGAGTTTCTGAAGGACGAGATAAAGGAAATATTTACATCCATCATTGATCAGATGAGCAGCTTCTCACTGGACAAACTGAATAAATCCAGGCTGAAGCCTGATGAAATCCTCATTGATCAGCTGTGTAAGTGTTGCTGGGTAAAATGTCCCTTCTGTGCAGCTGTTTGTACTAACACCATTGAAGATCACAGTCCTAATGACCACAACGTCCCTTTTCATCGACCCTCTGCAATCAATGGATGGCACTACCGAGGCACAGTGGAATTCAGCATCAATTTCTGCACAACAAATGTTGCAAGTGATCGCAGTTTTTATCCTCGTCATGATTCAGAGGAAACTGTTCCCTATAAACGGTACAGAACTGCTGGTCCAGAGTATGCTAACTGGAGAATCACCCCTGATGAGTCTAAACTGGCATACTGGAAATGGTTTGTGTGTCGATTTCAAAAGAATCTGGAAAAGCACTACAATTTAAAATTCCAGGGCAGAGGAGAGATTCCCAGTGAGTGGAAAACAATCTCTAAAAATGAAGCCATTAAAAGTCTGGATGAAATGTGTGTCTAAGTCAAAGAATCAAAACCCTTCAGTTTTGATTTCACATCATAACTCATTACTCAAATGCTAACAGAATGGATTTTAGTGACATAAACAAAACTGCAAGACCTGCAGAAATGACAGCATTACTACCTGAAAAGAGAAACAGTGTGTGAGATTAGACTGTTTTTCTATGTAATAATGtcttaaatttaaaattaactcttattgaaatgttattttacaATACAAAAAACTTTCTGTggagattacactgaaacaaatcaagttattacacacacacacacacacacacatacatatatatatatatatatatatatatatgtatatattttgttCAAAGTTGCTATAGgatatataaatgatatttctTCATTCTTTTTTAGTCTTTCATATAGTCAAGTAGTATATTACCAGTCATCTGAATTTGCCTCATATTGATTTTTCTGTAATGTATTTTTGTCGTTTTCTTATATTATGTTGAAATTATGATAGCTGCCAGTTCATCAGTTTATTACAGTTTATAAACTTATATACATGAGAAttcattcagatatttaaaagtcgtttgttttgtttacttggttctaatacatttttaaacagttaTCCAGATTGAGTTTAATTTGATTAGACTTTTATTCAGAATTTTACACTGTTTTACCCCATTTTATCCTGAATAGTGTCCTAACTATTGTTTTCAGTAACAAAATTTTAGTCTATTGATGAACATTGGTTTTATTAGTAGTCAGATGtgttacattaaaataaaatctttgtttttctttctgacaTGCAGTGCAAATTGTGTGATATTTATATACTTAGAACtgtatctttttaaaatttgtccGATATATTTCCTTCTTGCTCCCTTTGGCCTCTGGACTCCGAGTCCAGTATTAAGTACAGATGTTCcttatttaaaaattatatatatatattttttttttaagttattacaatcGAAATGGACAGGACCAGGGGataggaaagagaaaagagaattTGCAAAGAGGCTCAGCaggagaagagagaaagagaaaagacaccAAAAAATCTGTTTCATCACCTGGTGGAGAAAAATCGGGGGGTcaggcaaaagaaaacaatgctgtagtgaaaccacagcaacaactAACATAAGCATATGTAATAGTAAATAATAAATCTCAAATGTTGAGATCGTGAGGGGCAGGTAATATTGGCCGGAGATTTCAACCAGGTGATGGATGGGATAATTGATAAGAGCAAACCCAGGGGTAGGTCCACACCCATGGACAGAGAGGCTATTCAATTACTGACGGAGGATCTTTGCCTAGTAGACATTTGGAGGTTAGTTAATCCTAGTTCAAAGGAATATACATTTTACTCCAATTGTCATAAAACGTATTCAAGGATAGATTTCGCCTTAATATCAAAGTCTTTGGTAGATTCAGTTGTAGATTGTGAGACTGGTGCCATTGCCATTAGTGATCATGCCACGGTGGAGTTGCAAATTGATTTAAACACAGATAGAATAAAGAGGGGTCGCTGGAGGCTTAACACGATGTTGTTGCAAAACAAAAGTTTTAGTGAGGAGTTAACAAAGGATCTTAAAATTTTCTTCAAAATCAATATGGGTTCCACAGATAAAGTAGCCACAATTTGTGAAGCATCTAAAGCATATATAAAAGGAAAGATAATTGCATATACGACAAAAGTTAAGAAAAGTGATTTAGAACGGAAAAAAACTTTAGATAAAGAAATATGTGAATTGGAGAAGGATTTAGCGAGACAATACTCAAATGATAAATACCAGACTATCTGTAAATTAAAATACCAGCTGAATGACATTTACAACAAAAAGGCGGAATATGCCTTATTTAGGCTTAAAACAAGATTTTATGAAGGTGGTGAAAAGAATGGTAGACTATTAGCGAGGCAACTGAAGCAAcaagataaattaaataatatatcTATGATTAAGAAAGACAGCCAAGTGGTAACCTcatcaaaagaaataaattaaattttcaaacattttatcAAGATTTGTATACTTCTGCTGGTGCACTTAATGAGGAGGAGGTGAAGCCATTTTTTTCAGGTCTACAATTACCTACTCTTTCTgatgaacaaaaaacaagactggATGCGCCTATAActgaagaagaggtcagagctGCGATCTCATCAATGAAAAATGGGAAATCGCCAGGCTTGGATGGCTTCCCGATTGAGCATTATAAGAAATATATTGATATTTTAGCTCCAGTTTTGCATAAACTTTTTGAGGCACTAGAAATAGGCTCCTTACTGAGTACATTTAATGATGCACTAATCTCCCTTATTCCTAAAAAGGATAGGGATATATCAGACCCAGCAAATTACCGGCCAGTAAGCCTTTTAGGAGTCGACTGCAAAATTTTGACAAAGGTTTTGGCCTTCCGCTTAGATCAAATATTACCAGATATCATCAATCAGGTTGGTTTTATTAAGAATAGGTCTTCAGGTGATAACATTAGAAGACTTCTTCATCTCATGCACAAAAGCAAATCTAGTCTAGCCCCGGTTGCAGCCTTCTCGCTTGATGCTGAGAAGGCTTTTGACCGGGTAGAATGGGGCTTCCTTATGACAACCCTTGCAAGGTTTGGGTTTGGGCTGGATTTTGTAACTGGGTCAAAACTGCATATTCAAgtccagccttgccgtaatggtctatttgattcaccttttattgtttattttattttgttttcactagCTAAAtatgggacagacttgactggggaaaagaacggggagaaagaaagagggaaagaaaaacagtggggAAGATGGAcgggggaaaagggcaaaaaacaaaaaccaacaaaataagcagacaaaaaaatacatatatcaatcacctggatcacctgttgagaaagaataaagagaaaacaagcagaagaaaaaaaaagagcaacataataaacaacatcacaatgatctatgggaatataacagtaaatactaaatattaaacattattgtgcagcacgtaagatcgacagcgcacagtgtgctttgaggtaggagccaaaaagggtgtagtttgtgtgtgtgagaacccgtgtgtacacctgtgagcatgaacgcgcttgtatttaaaaggttccttcatgtaatgatctgctagaggatgtggggagccacagccccgtcctccagggcatgacgcaggtatggaggagatcaaaactccagacatccagaggcccccagaacacaagagaccaaggaagaccaacagaggggcagctgcgccactatcccagaaataactgaggagagccccagatgaggggtcactcagcagccgcggagcagaagccgggggggttgcagtgacgtgcccgtgagctccgctagcagccagctgtgccagagtgaccgagccctaGGCCGAGAggctgagggcaccccacccccgaagtggcccgagcgagccccaggcccCAGACcctgacaagcagccaccaggagtgagccggtgtgtacctggacacccatccccggacacaaagaaccaccaatgcactgatgtctgagggcgtctgccactggcaggggaagtggttgggggagataggcctccataccttggagggcctgagatgtccctagagaggtggcgtctgatacccaacctgacatatagacaaagacatacaggcacacatagatacaaacatccattcccaccctcatgctctcatatgcaattactcaacactcacccccaacgtggagacagacataaagagacactgtacacacaatcacactccccaggcgtactctaagccccaggtctaggtacccttgcccctggagggggaaactgcacccagacccaggtagtgttacccttttccctggggtggagagaagcagactgccccgactcggcagcagcagggaggccccacattccagaccccaatcggacggccaactcctcctcctagcccccccgctccaacaggccgcagagaacgggggtgtgtgaagactccaaaccgccctccgcccgctcatatgtagtgttgatgcatgcgtgttctaaggtgcatttaaaacccaggagggcatggagctacctgccagagagcagcaggtaagcacatagcccctcctgctagccctcaatgtctacgtctatttaaaattgagaggtgggcaacgacgccaggggtgaggttgtaCAGTCTGATGGTCTTTTGGCtaccgtgtagcgtgcccacccccaagatcctatatgtatgtgttataagagtgtgagtaatgtgaatgtctaagttgtgggataaaattgaggcacaggcctCAAGGGGACAGaagggggggatgcctcccctgcaccctggtgataCCATGTGTGGGCgattgtgtctctctctctccttcctcaCTCGGCACTCCCACTCTCTCCTCCTTTCCTCCTCTTGCTCTCCTTCCAGCATCACCATCAGGGCCTTCTCCTCTGCCGAGTAAACTACAGTCCTCCTCTTTATCACCATTCTCAGCTGCTCCAGAGACGGAGcacccccagaacctcacgcccgtccCAGACCCACCctggggcagccaggctaccaggtcagtaacccacgtccgtcagca
This window encodes:
- the LOC120441734 gene encoding interferon-induced very large GTPase 1-like is translated as MDDQDNTAAEQNKDSTGGESENTSETPPINERMAPDLTLVLIGDPASTDIGPKNILLDHDDQTNVEQFSPNLYNLCGRHVCVINMLGLQTKEIPLNQGVHAFVLLLPNTLHSSHYSSGVQWLEKVFGRGALSYLITVVTHEPGETCESALKELKTNIDFNEKRFHTCTRSMMDENQVANLLEKINVMVSENDPQSYTGLVCAEDKDQEGHLEDKYHEEERKDSELKTNKTGTADEEVSVKENISGNKEQPVKVSEEIKKKRSCQKQTETLLGRLHLQDKFQHKFPPADFLQIHLRVKQHHVTSEKDLAQTFLHRLMMLDYRVRYIPVKSDSQTEGNHPKPVQVIDITEEDFSNLGALLRMGAGTHQSEQTHLHPMDVQMAVFHCSDSFLKQMMITKLSQCQYALPLLVPDPVTMEIECPLWTFRQITKTWKVTEIKDGSNIVTMKSVPVYKAQTPLVSFFRLGSLSVSKSQLINTLINDRHNTFFHRNCPGSTKSRYLMDGVAEIAWYCPAGKPNDIFNDCIAFCNLHGDALLTERQCNILIEKSSINIILFPSLQKHEESQSLISALFKSRKPLICLCVDDCDVVKTTTGQYIIGLKDRSQSEVSEELKQIIREFLSVDGSSLKPCFQLETMAELSGIRVDESDPACQRGKSAAMIIMDLIKKNNMDVSKLKDEFLPYRGDLWHQWSKIHKELYNLRGDIENEKSKKQQQLMNIRQKQCDASCSKLMELFIESLSSLPLTDKQYFLKWIQILIDDLSTDELSSVLQSYDKKWSEVLALKNKCNKSDLLLIKQTELEDISRKLQSATFGLEHIFREMGQIYEAHRAIEGESRHTDWSKYPELAAQLMISGHPMELMDGDAGHVPLTWISSLLEEVIKKLGDQRVFVLSVLGIQSSGKSTMLNTMFGLQFAVSAGRCTKGAFMQLLKVSEEMKKDLKFDYLLVVDTEGLRALELEGNITLHHDNELATFVVGLGNMTLINIFGENPSEMQDILQIVVQAFMRMKKVQLSPSCVFVHQNVTDVAAAEKNMDGKRRLQEKLDQMAKLAAEEEFCDAECFSDVIEFDVRKDVKYCAQLWEGSPPMAPPNPGYSESIQEVKNTILSKASQSAGITLTQFKYKIQDLWSALLNENFVFSFKNTLEIAAYRKLESQYGNWTWDLRSNMLTIENQLYNRIENGNLDKVELSYLNKESNKTYETIAKEMTTYFEDKREKEILAQWRGRFETKIKEFHDDQVSTVKRKLDEVIQQKKACEKLDDKKKEFEDKLLQRSKELAQQLKDKAKDEEELNKQFRSVWSDLVTEITADTKPIEDIDLEEDMFAILQELGFEWPLINECKQNGRYKKISRLGDYSDYVILPKKGNLSDTSEPGPAIKEDDNASRRVTKFWQCIKKSFGHNSKTKQRKHKSHSALSYGEQQQIRLLIDKADKQSLGAIKDKPVATRGYTQTHLHEVAKNVKEEVKNFSRTYTLKKEFTVDLILYVFDRAESWLLDSQEKFKMNTDALTYLESKKTQFHTVFRSFCKGNSSAVVLAELICEKLKASTVEAVCNRTAIGLAGEMRCNFPAFNGNRLNLEKHVLKSLAENENFNDFINYIRNPRKQTEAFIKAQVKKYIFRDHKDETVNVLKNNVDDVNSLVSRALSTATQKVQTQRGNINMWLKEFSSLLKDELTLDIISSQNFSDINDFEFLKDEIKEIFTSIIDQMSSFSLDKLNKSRLKPDEILIDQLCKCCWVKCPFCAAVCTNTIEDHSPNDHNVPFHRPSAINGWHYRGTVEFSINFCTTNVASDRSFYPRHDSEETVPYKRYRTAGPEYANWRITPDESKLAYWKWFVCRFQKNLEKHYNLKFQGRGEIPSEWKTISKNEAIKSLDEMCV